The sequence TTAAATTAGACAACATCAACACTGAGGACCTATTAGTGTATTTGACAAAATATATGGGTTTGATGGTTTTAATGGGAACCACAAGGGATGAATGGAATCAACCAAACTCGGTAGTCTCTTAATATTTTACCCTAACTATGCATGGGAAATTAGATTGGAACTTACCACGATAAGAAAAATTAGTTCAACCACATCAGCAAGAAACATCTGCTAAAGTATCACATCTTAGCTACAAAACCCCTATGGGTCCATTTTGACTGTCCTAACACATCACCTCCACCACAAGAAATATATCTTACATGTAATTCTATATATTCGTaattatatttacttataaaaaaaaaattctatatattcgtaattattacatataatttctaaaaattataatgtaatCATTTTTCTGCAGATGACAGAGctgaaatatataaatcttatgCCTCATGAAGATGTGGCAGTGGTAGCGATGTTCAAAtccttatctttctttctttaatgtGTAGCAATGTTCAAATCCTTATCATGATAGCCATCAGCCCCACACCGACCAACAAGAAAGCTCATGACACATCAATTTCCAGCCACGAGCACAAACCAGAGAATGCGTGCAAAACATACTGATAACTAAGATATCCGGATGTGAACAACTCAAATACAGGAACTCCTTACCTGAGAAATTTGCCCTTCTGTTTTTGGAACTGGGTTAACAGGCAATGAGCCAGCTCCACTGACTTGGGATGGTCTAGGTGCATTGGTGTTGGTCACATTCAAACTTCCGGCTGAGAAAGATGTTCTCCTTCCATCATCCATTTTCATCAGCTTTTGAGGGCGATTAACTGGTTCTAAAGAATCTCGAAACATGCTCCCTGAAGGTGCATTAGAAAATGCATTACTTCTGAGGCCCTGAGTTCCATTGTCAGGAACTTGAGCAAGTATTTCAGCATCCTTCTTAATTGCCAGTGAAGTAACTGATGATACCGAAGGGCCAGGCTGTTACAATAAAGGAAGTTAGATACAATAATACAatcatataaagaaaaaaatacccaCAACCATCTTAAGGAAAGATCGCGGGGGAGGGAGCAGTTACTAGCCATTATGTGCTAAGTAAcctagaaaaatgaaaaattatcttCATAGTtattaagggcttgtttggatagagaaacgatctcatctcatcattataactttatcaaattcctctacaaaatataataaacaatttaactttttcaagtcccaaaacaataataatattaaaaaataatattctaacaatattttattcaactcatctaaaaccatctcatctcactatccaaaaagccctaaaagaaaaaactagcaAAGCCTTGCACCTGAAAGCCTGCATCCGACAAAGGAGGACGAGGTAGAAGAGAAGGCTTTATGGTAGCATTTGGATTAACCATCTGAAAGAGGGCTGCATTGGCTGCCCCGACCTGTCCAGAGTGTTGTAGCAAAGAGGGCTGCATTTGATGGTTTGGAGAAGAGGAATTTGCTGCCTGTACTTGTGATCTAGAGGACAAACTGCCCAAAGATTGGGGTAAGGCAGCAGTAAGAGTTGAAACTGCAGACTGCAGAGGAACTGTGGCCTGCTGTGCACCATGGTTGTTTGCATGTTGTGGAAGCTGACTTTGGGGTTGTGGGAGTGCAGAAAATTGATGGAGAACTACAGGATTTTGAGGCAGTGCAGCAACTTGATTATCTTGCACTTTGGCCATCAACCCAGACTGCATCTTGTTCTGTGCAGGAGCAGGTGGCCGAGGAAGAGTTTGAACAGCTAGAGGCTGACCCTGCTGGCCATCATGCAATGGAGGCTGCGTGGCTAGACCTGAAGTCTGCCTAATATTTGGCATTTGCAACTGcaaagtttcaagaaaagaagACTTCTCATGACACAATTTCAAGCCTGATTAAGGAATAACACAGAAGTTAAAGGTAGTAAAACTAACCACTTGGGGGGTCACCATTCCTAGCATTATCTGTGCCTGCAAAAGGTTCAAAAAGAATACAGATAAAGTTTAACTTCCAAAGAGAATGAATAACATATTGGAACAAGCATGCGTAGAATTTTTTAACAAGTAAAAGCACCCAACAAAAATTGAAGATAATGAGAAAAGAGTACAAAATCTACAAAATTAGAAACATCAAGAAGGCATTAACAGAACACCACTCAAAAAGAGACAATAAAACAAAGCTGATACATTAACTGAAGATTGCATAAAGGGAAAGCACAGGATCCCATAAGTGAAACAGGCAAATAGCATCCATCTTCTTAACTACCAGAAATTTGAAAGCGAAAAGGACAGAATTCTCcgatattttgaaaatttcaaagCTCAGCATACATGCAACAATgcatgaaatgttttttttttttaagtaagaacAATGCATGAAATGTGTATGCTTGACTTGAGAATTAATGGACAAGGATGAGAGTAATGTCTGATAAGgaattgaaaattatcaaaaaccTCATGAAATGAAAATCTGAATAGTCTACAAAAGATCAAAGAAACCCACGTTCAGGTAATTTGTTTGCTCTCCTATAAGGTCACAAAGATATGACTGGAGATGCTCAAAACCTGATGACAAACGCTCTAGAGTGCAAGGGGTTAAAACTAATGATCTTCTTGCTTAGCAATACAGATTTGCTATGAGaatttaaatcttttttctGAAGCTTCAGAAGTTGGTTGGTCAATCACTAATGAAATTTGAGTACTATTGTTTCGATATTAGTCAGCAAGAACTGGTCTTCCGTGATGCAGATAGCAACTTCTTAGAAAATGGAAACCCGAAAACACACAATTCTGCATCATCTATCCGTTAGCATGACCTTTTTACGATGGGCTTTTCGAGAAATCCACATTGCatgaacataaatatatagagaACCATGCATAGAGCAGAGAAAGAAGCTGATGTTTAAGTATGCATATGGCTTTGATGATATGATAATATAAACAAGAAAAGCAAAGTTATACAAGatcattgaaatgaaataatcgTCCCTTGTCCCAAAAAAATGGTTAGTACCTGAAAAAGAGCTTTTGGCAACTGTGGTCTTGCAATCAATAGCTGGCGAGCTAGCTCCTTGTTTTGTGTAGCCATTACCTGTTATCGAAacaatacaataaataaaaacaatatataatgagttataaataatatctgaaaaatgagaTAAACTCCATTGAAATCCATACTTTCAGCTCAGATATTATTCCGTTCAGCTGACTCCTAGACATTTTGGCCAGACGAAGAGTTAAGGGATCATTGGCCAATGCTGACTGTATACCAGCCTGAGCACCACCTAAAGCTCCTGCCATGACAGTTGCCGCAGTTATAGCTATATGGAGACCAATTGGCTGATGGTGAACAGATTCTCCATGGGCCACCGAGCTGGCTAACTGTTTTTGAGGATCTTTAAACGTGTCCATAAGGAAAGAAAGGGCGCATGATTTCAGTTTTTCTTTcatgtgaaaagtcacaactcaaaaaccacaaaaataaatgaaaaaaaaaaaataaactgacCAACATTAGCAGCAAGTCCGGGTCCCCCACGGCCCTGTGAGAGAAGGAAAGTCAAATTATTGCTGCTATAAGATCATTGAACAGGTAACAGAATTGTAAGCACACATATCCACATTCAGTATCTCACCTGTTCTCGATTTCTGTCAGAACCTTTATCGTTTTCAGCAAAATCAACCCGTAATTGCCGGCCATTGATCTCATAACCCTGAAGATTACGACGAGCACTTAGAGCCGTCTCTTCATCCTTATACTCACAGAACCCATAACCTTTTGGTTTCCCAGTTTCTCTATCAATAACTAATCTGAAAATGAGACAAAAGCACTTTAGGCATGCCAACTACTGCCACCCAAAAgcatggaaaaggaaaaagtggtacaaatgaaaattttagttttttttttttatgggcacCGGGTGTCCACGAATAGCATctcgactaatcccgggggtgcacaagccctcggcaaggagtttcctacAAGTGCACCTcgagtaattcaaggggaaatcCCCCAGTCTGATGGCCCCTAAAGATTGATTGCACCCAATGGGATTCGAGCCTTGGACCTTGGAGGGagtataccaccaagaccaatgcttttaccacttgagccaacccttaggggtgaaatgaaaattttagttAATGCCATGATTTATCTCTAATGAATGGAccaaaaatttaacatttttttttaatttctaaccATGCCAGAAGTTCAAATATATCACACTATTTTGAgatcaattgaaaaagaaataattggcACAAGGCTTATGGGAGTCAATTATATTCAATTACTGTAAGTCTGCATTATACTTGACTACAATGCACTAGCACAAGCTTGAGGTCAAGCACAAATTCATTCAGTCCAACCAGGTACTTATTTATCACTTAGATATTTCAAAACCCTATATCATGATGTGTGATTTCAGTTGAAAGCTTACAAGTtgcatctttttatattttagaactCATGGGTACTTGCAAAATATTAAGATGGTGTACATGTtactgaaaataaaacaatttctttTATAGGTAGAATGAAACAATTATAGATCGTCATGCAATTGTATGCTCTCACTTTTTCTTACAATCCACCCCATAAAGTTTAATTGGTTTCAAACACAAAAGAAGCCTTCCAGAATTCAGATTACTGTTAATTGTGCAGAATTTAagcatattaaataaaattaattttctgaaCTGATGTAATTTTCTTCAATACCAACTAAACCTAAAGAAATTGAAACCAGAACAAGTGAGCTTGCGTCCTTTTATGTTTCCAAAAAATAGGCCTATGCAGCCTCTCTGCAAAGGGTTTTTAGCAGAAATACTAATCATTAACACTGACGTATTAAAAAACCCATTCAATTACATGGCAGGGCAGAACCTCGTAGAAAAGAACACTACATGTTATTTGGTAAATGAAGATTACAACTTCTGCGAAACCTCCACTGGTGAAATTTCTCAGCTTCCAAAAGGATCacagaaattttgaattataacccaaaacacaaaatccTAGGGTTTTTTAACTGACCTGAAAGACACAACAGGACCAACCTCCTGGCAGATTTCTATAAGCTGTTCCTCAGTGGCATCATATGGTATATTCCCAACTGCAACAGAAATTGCCCCAACGAATCAATAATCGCAGCCCCATAACCCTCAATTTCATGGATTCCTATTTGATTGCCATCGAAACCGTATAAAAAATTACTGAAAATCTCAAACcttgaaaattgttttgaaCTCAATCTATGTTTCAAGGTTCAAAGATCCTCTTTTTTATACTTATGCGGGAATTTCCCGGCAACCAAACGGAGCCTAAacgaaaatttcaaaaataaaagctAGTAAATTAATGAGAATTAGAagattggagagagagagagagagagagagcgaaccAAAAACGCAGCGATGCTGAGAAGAGGCCATGAATCAGCAGAAGGAGGCAAAGCGCTGctccatcttcttcctccttagTATGCTCGTTCTTCTTTCAAAGGTGCTTCGaacaaatacatacatacaaacatatatatgtaaacatATATTAGAACTTGAATCGGAACACGAGTTTGTTGGATGTCTGTGAAATGGAGATTGAAAATTAGGCAGAGAAACACAGCGGGGAAATGCTCCGAAGAGACGGGCAGAGTGTGCCAAAATCAATATTGAAAGAAAGGAAATTCCCTTCTAATTTTGagtttctatattttttctGCAAATATTGGATGATGGGagaaaaattctctctctctttctttttcctttcttttaccATAAAACAAATACATGTTATCCTTTTGAATTTTGTGTAACGTTATAACGTTTCCCTTTTacttttaggcctcgtttgaatttaaatataaattatgaataataataaaataaattgtaaatagtaataagatttataaattaaaattaattaataataataaataatagtgaaatgagtgATGAATCCAACCCatctcaacatattcatttagATTTTTCATAATTCTTAACATCATTCTTAAaagattaaattttataaattccattcctatctcatttttattttattaaataaaatgtgatattttttattattatatcatctttttatatttttaaaagaaattttcaaaaactgaTGAGCTAtgtcatcataaaaaattaaaaaatagaatgatgatatattttgtagactttttctttacaaaaagaaatactTTTGTTCA comes from Juglans microcarpa x Juglans regia isolate MS1-56 chromosome 8S, Jm3101_v1.0, whole genome shotgun sequence and encodes:
- the LOC121244046 gene encoding cleavage stimulating factor 64-like isoform X2, which translates into the protein MASSQHRCVFVGNIPYDATEEQLIEICQEVGPVVSFRLVIDRETGKPKGYGFCEYKDEETALSARRNLQGYEINGRQLRVDFAENDKGSDRNREQGRGGPGLAANVGALGGAQAGIQSALANDPLTLRLAKMSRSQLNGIISELKVMATQNKELARQLLIARPQLPKALFQAQIMLGMVTPQVLQMPNIRQTSGLATQPPLHDGQQGQPLAVQTLPRPPAPAQNKMQSGLMAKVQDNQVAALPQNPVVLHQFSALPQPQSQLPQHANNHGAQQATVPLQSAVSTLTAALPQSLGSLSSRSQVQAANSSSPNHQMQPSLLQHSGQVGAANAALFQMVNPNATIKPSLLPRPPLSDAGFQPGPSVSSVTSLAIKKDAEILAQVPDNGTQGLRSNAFSNAPSGSMFRDSLEPVNRPQKLMKMDDGRRTSFSAGSLNVTNTNAPRPSQVSGAGSLPVNPVPKTEGQISQSQLPPDVESVLLQQVLNLTPEQLSLLPPEQQQQVLQLQQVLRRDQIQLS
- the LOC121244046 gene encoding cleavage stimulating factor 64-like isoform X1 gives rise to the protein MASSQHRCVFVGNIPYDATEEQLIEICQEVGPVVSFRLVIDRETGKPKGYGFCEYKDEETALSARRNLQGYEINGRQLRVDFAENDKGSDRNREQGRGGPGLAANVDPQKQLASSVAHGESVHHQPIGLHIAITAATVMAGALGGAQAGIQSALANDPLTLRLAKMSRSQLNGIISELKVMATQNKELARQLLIARPQLPKALFQAQIMLGMVTPQVLQMPNIRQTSGLATQPPLHDGQQGQPLAVQTLPRPPAPAQNKMQSGLMAKVQDNQVAALPQNPVVLHQFSALPQPQSQLPQHANNHGAQQATVPLQSAVSTLTAALPQSLGSLSSRSQVQAANSSSPNHQMQPSLLQHSGQVGAANAALFQMVNPNATIKPSLLPRPPLSDAGFQPGPSVSSVTSLAIKKDAEILAQVPDNGTQGLRSNAFSNAPSGSMFRDSLEPVNRPQKLMKMDDGRRTSFSAGSLNVTNTNAPRPSQVSGAGSLPVNPVPKTEGQISQSQLPPDVESVLLQQVLNLTPEQLSLLPPEQQQQVLQLQQVLRRDQIQLS